One Micromonospora sp. FIMYZ51 genomic window carries:
- a CDS encoding DUF3052 domain-containing protein, with amino-acid sequence MSATAGQAADGVRSLADRFGIEPGMVVMEIGYDDDVDQDLRDALTDRCGELVDEDTDEVVDAVLVWYRDGDGDLFELLVETLAPLADNGVVWLLTPKAGREGHVEPSEIAESAPTAGLQQTSTVNAGKDWSGARLVLRRGAKGRK; translated from the coding sequence GTGAGCGCGACCGCTGGTCAGGCTGCCGACGGGGTACGCAGCCTGGCGGACCGGTTCGGCATCGAGCCGGGGATGGTCGTCATGGAGATCGGTTACGACGACGACGTCGACCAGGATCTCCGGGACGCCCTGACCGACCGTTGTGGGGAACTCGTCGACGAGGACACCGACGAGGTGGTCGACGCGGTTCTGGTGTGGTATCGGGACGGCGACGGTGACCTCTTCGAACTACTCGTCGAGACCCTCGCCCCGCTGGCGGACAACGGGGTCGTGTGGTTGCTGACGCCCAAGGCCGGCCGCGAGGGCCACGTCGAGCCGAGCGAGATCGCCGAGTCCGCTCCCACCGCCGGCCTTCAGCAGACCTCGACGGTGAACGCCGGCAAGGACTGGAGCGGCGCCCGCCTGGTGCTGCGCCGAGGTGCCAAGGGCCGGAAGTGA
- a CDS encoding transketolase C-terminal domain-containing protein, translating to MTTPQDLDDRFRESLAALPEPGHRADPTQPMAEGAALTGAQLLDLFDAQVTSRQLDLAGCWLRSFGEGYYTIGSAGHEGNAALAAALRPTDPALLHYRSGAFYCVRAAQAAGLRFGAEEQPSGATASPDGEPAVSVPPITPAPAAAALPTVPAPASAPAPATETVPGRDDRTDGDDHPGADDQAEGESEPGPADQAGIGVRMASVRRPVAPAYAEAARDVLRGMVASAQEPIAGGRHKVFGRSDLAVVPTTSTVAAHLPRAVGMGLAVERLRRLDARGVPIRPEPAAPAPWAPDAIVVCSFGDASINHASATAAFNTAGWYDHTGLRIPVLFVCEDNGLGDSVRSPQGWVATALRSKPGIRYFAADGADLVEAYRSAAEAVAWVRRHRRPAVLHLSTVRLMGHAGADAESAYRSAEEITADLAADPVVATARRLVEAGLAGGAELLDRYDEIGWQIRRIAEQVLDEPKLTSPAEVVAPLAPRRPARVARAVADAGIRAAGAGAAARAEAFGGKPPELAGPLTLAQSINAALTDGLLDQPQMAVFGCDVAAKGGVHGVTKGLRDRFGAARVFDTLRDETSILGLGLGAGLAGMLPVPEIQYLAYLHGGEDQVRGEAASLGFFSQGALRNPMVLRVAGLAYQDGFGGHFHNDNSVAVLRDVPGLVVAVPARPDDAAAMLRTCLASAAVDGSVCVFLEPIALYHTRDLYTDGDGEWLAGYLEPGAWASRHVPVGRARVYGVGSAADVTIVTFGNGVRMSLRAASALADEGIGCRVVDLRWLAPLPVADLIREATATGRVLVVDETRRSGGVGEGVLAALVDAGYVGAARRVAAVDSFVPLGPAARHVLVSEDAITQGARTLLAR from the coding sequence GTGACCACGCCGCAGGATCTCGATGACCGGTTCCGGGAGTCGCTGGCCGCGCTGCCCGAGCCGGGACACCGCGCCGACCCGACCCAGCCGATGGCCGAGGGCGCCGCACTGACCGGCGCCCAGTTGTTGGACCTCTTCGACGCTCAGGTCACCAGTCGGCAACTCGACCTCGCCGGATGCTGGCTGCGTAGCTTCGGCGAGGGCTACTACACCATCGGCTCGGCGGGCCACGAGGGCAACGCCGCGCTCGCGGCGGCCCTGCGCCCCACCGATCCCGCCCTGCTGCACTACCGCTCCGGCGCGTTCTACTGCGTCCGGGCCGCCCAGGCCGCCGGCCTGCGGTTCGGCGCCGAGGAGCAGCCCAGCGGGGCCACCGCGAGCCCGGACGGCGAGCCGGCTGTCTCCGTACCGCCGATCACCCCGGCACCCGCAGCCGCCGCACTACCGACCGTCCCCGCACCGGCGTCGGCCCCCGCGCCGGCGACCGAGACCGTGCCCGGACGCGACGACCGGACCGACGGCGACGACCACCCCGGAGCCGACGATCAAGCCGAAGGCGAAAGCGAGCCGGGGCCAGCCGACCAGGCGGGCATCGGGGTGCGGATGGCCTCGGTACGGCGGCCGGTGGCTCCGGCGTACGCCGAGGCCGCGCGGGACGTGTTGCGCGGCATGGTCGCCTCCGCGCAGGAACCGATCGCCGGTGGTCGGCACAAGGTCTTCGGCCGGTCCGATCTCGCCGTGGTGCCGACCACCTCGACGGTTGCCGCGCACCTGCCCCGGGCGGTCGGGATGGGGCTCGCGGTGGAACGGCTGCGCCGACTCGACGCCCGCGGCGTGCCGATCCGGCCCGAACCGGCCGCACCGGCACCCTGGGCACCCGACGCGATAGTGGTCTGCTCGTTCGGTGACGCCTCGATCAACCATGCCAGCGCCACCGCCGCGTTCAACACCGCAGGCTGGTACGACCACACCGGCCTGCGGATCCCGGTGCTCTTCGTCTGCGAGGACAACGGCCTGGGCGACAGCGTCCGGTCGCCGCAGGGCTGGGTGGCGACCGCGCTGCGGTCGAAGCCCGGCATCCGGTACTTCGCCGCCGACGGCGCCGACCTGGTCGAGGCGTACCGGTCGGCGGCCGAGGCCGTCGCCTGGGTACGCCGACACCGTCGACCGGCCGTGCTGCACCTGAGCACGGTCCGGCTGATGGGCCATGCCGGCGCGGACGCCGAGAGCGCGTACCGCAGTGCCGAGGAGATCACCGCCGACCTGGCCGCCGATCCGGTGGTCGCCACCGCGCGCCGGCTGGTCGAGGCGGGCCTGGCCGGCGGCGCGGAACTGCTGGACCGGTACGACGAGATCGGCTGGCAGATCCGGCGGATCGCCGAGCAGGTGCTCGACGAGCCGAAGCTGACCAGTCCGGCCGAGGTGGTCGCCCCGCTGGCACCGCGCCGGCCGGCCCGGGTGGCCCGGGCGGTGGCCGACGCCGGTATCCGGGCGGCGGGTGCGGGCGCGGCGGCCCGGGCCGAGGCGTTCGGCGGCAAGCCGCCCGAGTTGGCCGGCCCGCTCACGCTCGCGCAGAGCATCAACGCCGCGCTCACCGACGGGCTGCTCGACCAGCCGCAGATGGCGGTCTTCGGCTGCGACGTCGCTGCCAAGGGCGGGGTGCACGGGGTGACCAAGGGCCTGCGCGACAGGTTCGGCGCGGCCCGGGTCTTCGACACGCTGCGCGACGAGACCTCGATCCTCGGCCTCGGCCTCGGCGCGGGGCTGGCCGGCATGCTGCCGGTGCCGGAGATCCAGTACCTGGCGTATCTGCACGGTGGTGAGGACCAGGTGCGCGGCGAGGCGGCGAGCCTCGGGTTCTTCTCCCAGGGCGCGCTGCGCAACCCGATGGTGCTCCGGGTGGCGGGCCTGGCGTACCAGGACGGGTTCGGCGGGCACTTCCACAACGACAACTCGGTGGCCGTACTGCGGGATGTGCCCGGGCTGGTGGTCGCCGTGCCGGCCCGCCCGGACGACGCGGCGGCGATGCTGCGGACCTGTCTGGCGAGCGCGGCGGTGGACGGCAGCGTCTGCGTGTTCCTGGAACCGATCGCGCTCTACCACACCCGCGACCTCTACACCGACGGCGACGGTGAGTGGCTGGCCGGCTATCTCGAACCGGGCGCCTGGGCGAGCCGGCACGTCCCGGTCGGCCGGGCCCGGGTGTACGGCGTGGGCTCGGCTGCGGACGTCACCATCGTGACCTTCGGTAACGGCGTACGGATGTCGCTGCGGGCCGCGTCGGCGCTGGCCGACGAGGGCATCGGGTGCCGGGTGGTGGACCTGCGGTGGCTCGCGCCGCTGCCGGTGGCCGATCTCATCCGGGAGGCCACCGCGACCGGAAGGGTGCTGGTGGTGGACGAGACGCGGCGCTCCGGCGGGGTGGGCGAGGGGGTGCTGGCCGCGCTGGTCGACGCCGGATATGTCGGTGCGGCACGTCGAGTGGCGGCAGTTGACTCTTTTGTACCATTAGGTCCGGCTGCCCGGCACGTCCTGGTCTCGGAGGACGCCATCACCCAGGGTGCCCGTACGCTGCTGGCACGGTAA
- a CDS encoding YjbQ family protein, which produces MRSEVINIGTGSRPTVRDITREAERFVSGQGDGLLHVFVPHATAGVAIIETGAGSDDDLLTALDDLLPTDDRWRHRHGSPGHGRDHVLPAFVAPYATLPVLDGHLALGTWQSICLVDPNGDNTTRQVRFSFLSG; this is translated from the coding sequence ATGCGTAGCGAGGTGATCAACATCGGGACCGGTTCCCGGCCGACAGTTCGAGACATCACCCGAGAGGCCGAGCGGTTCGTCTCCGGGCAGGGTGACGGGCTGCTGCACGTGTTCGTGCCGCACGCCACCGCCGGGGTGGCGATCATCGAGACCGGCGCCGGCTCGGACGACGACCTGCTCACCGCGCTGGACGACCTGCTGCCCACCGACGACCGGTGGCGGCACCGGCACGGCTCGCCGGGGCACGGCCGCGATCACGTACTGCCCGCCTTCGTCGCCCCGTACGCGACGCTGCCGGTGCTCGACGGGCACCTGGCGCTGGGCACCTGGCAGTCGATCTGCCTGGTCGACCCCAACGGCGACAACACCACCCGCCAGGTGCGTTTCTCGTTCCTGTCCGGTTGA